One Setaria viridis chromosome 5, Setaria_viridis_v4.0, whole genome shotgun sequence genomic region harbors:
- the LOC117854695 gene encoding uncharacterized protein, which produces MEEVGEGRGGTSGHATWTSAMSALMLSHLNDLVATGLKTSKGFKKHLFNGCARAINEKFTTRITGEQVKNHLKTWQKRYAKINRLKKLSAALFDEENCMITLDEEHYNGHVHDHKSDAEFLNKPLLHYREMEAIFGNSMATGNFAKDTSAPLGREEDEGESQEEGDEVTGHGLSDGPTNQGATSCASTPSKKAKVAAMEEDGLVAAFKSVGENLAVAIKLVAKPDNELPADLFDILNQLPGFTSAHISFYYAHLVANPHIGKAFYNLPFEHKLNWITMFIAEKFPGM; this is translated from the exons ATGGAGGAAGTAGGTGAAGGGCGTGGGGGAACTAGTGGGCATGCTACATGGACATCAGCAATGTCTGCTTTAATGCTCTCTCACCTCAATGATTTGGTGGCTACTGGTTTGAAGACATCAAAGGGCTTTAAGAAACACCTTTTCAATGGTTGTGCTAGGGCTATCAATGAGAAGTTCACCACAAGGATCACTGGTGAGCAAGTCAAGAATCATTTGAAAACATGGCAGAAAAGGTATGCAAAGATAAATAGATTGAAGAAGTTGAGTGCTGCCCTCTTTGATGAAGAAAACTGCATGATTACACTAGATGAGGAGCACTACAACGGTCATGTCCAT GATCACAAGTCTGATGCTGAGTTCTTAAACAAGCCCCTCTTGCACTATAGAGAGATGGAGGCAATATTTGGTAATAGCATGGCTACTGGAAATTTTGCAAAAGACACAAGTGCACCTCTAGGtagagaggaggatgagggtgAAAGTCAGGAAGAGGGGGATGAGGTTACTGGTCATGGTCTAAGTGATGGGCCTACCAATCAAGGGGCAACATCTTGTGCTAGTACACCAAGTAAGAAGGCCAAGGTAGCTGCAATGGAGGAGGATGGGCTGGTTGCCGCTTTCAAAAGTGTAGGTGAGAACCTTGCCGTTGCCATAAAATTGGTTGCTAAACCTGATAATGAGCTGCCAGCTGACCTATTTGACATCTTGAACCAACTTCCTGGTTTTACTTCAGCACACATATCTTTCTACTATGCTCATTTGGTGGCCAATCCTCACATTGGCAAAGCTTTCTATAATCTGCCATTCGAGCACAAGTTAAATTGGATCACAATGTTCATCGCTGAGAAGTTCCCTGGAATGTAA
- the LOC117854694 gene encoding protein ALP1-like, giving the protein MDKRTKIVSCAAAAYMLLSMMAVIIQSRKRKRCTRRFGITYGPMEARDRMRVDYLNNKIWKDDTTCLNMLRFNRGKFFRFCNLFRERGLLQDTCNLCVEQQVGMFLNTVGHNLRNRLVGTNFDRSGETVSRYFNKVLHAIGELRGELIRPPSLDTPSKIAGNNRWDPYFKDCIGAIDGTHVRASVPKNIEHAFRGRKSVCTQNVMAAVDFDLRFTYVLAGWEGAAHDALILRDALERENGLRVPQGKFYLVDAGYGAKPGFLPPFRGVRYHLNEWGSNPVQNEKELFNLRHSSLRVTIERAFGVKRRFKILDDATPFFPFPTQVDIVCACCIIHNWVIQDGRDEFFAEDTNWPSYNHASTRTGQENEHAAMVNFRQQLADQMWADRQNNNVE; this is encoded by the exons ATGGATAAGAGGACCAAGATTGTAagttgtgctgctgctgcatacaTGCTGTTGTCAATGATGGCGGTGATTATTCAGTCTAGGAAACGTAAACGATGTACAAGAAGATTTGGTATTACCTATGGGCCTATGGAGGCAAGAGATAGGATGAGAGTAGATTATCTAAATAACAAAATTTGGAAGGATGACACAACTTGCTTGAACATGTTAAGATTTAATAGAGGCAAGTTCTTTCGGTTTTGCAATCTTTTTAGAGAGCGTGGGTTGCTTCAAGATACATGTAACTTGTGTGTTGAGCAACAAGTGGGTATGTTTCTAAATACAGTGGGGCATAACCTTAGGAATAGGTTAGTAGGAACTAATTTTGATAGATCGGGAGAAACAGTTAGCCGTTATTTCAACAAAGTACTCCATGCTATTGGGGAGCTGCGAGGGGAACTAATTAGGCCCCCGTCTTTGGACACTCCAAGCAAAATTGCAGGAAACAACAGATGGGATCCTTACTTTAAG gATTGTATTGGAGCTATTGATGGTACTCATGTAAGAGCATCTGTTCCTAAGAACATTGAGCATGCCTTTCGTGGTAGGAAATCCGTTTGCACACAAAATGTAATGGCAGCTGTAGATTTTGATCTACGTTTCACCTATGTGTTGGCTGGTTGGGAAGGGGCTGCACATGATGCTCTAATTTTACGTGATGCTTTAGAACGTGAGAATGGCCTTCGTGTTCCACAAG GCAAGTTCTACCTAGTCGATGCTGGATATGGAGCCAAACCAGGATTTTTGCCCCCCTTTCGTGGTGTTCGGTACCACTTAAATGAATGGGGAAGTAATCCAGTTCAAAATGAGAAGGAATTGTTCAACCTTAGACACTCATCACTACGTGTCACTATAGAGCGGGCATTTGGGGTAAAGAGGAGATTCAAAATTCTTGATGATGCTACTCCATTCTTCCCTTTTCCAACACAAGTAGATATTGTTTGTGCTTGCTGCATTATTCACAATTGGGTCATACAAGATGGGCGTGATGAGTTCTTTGCAGAGGATACTAATTGGCCAAGCTACAACCATGCTTCCACACGCACTGGCCAAGAAAATGAGCATGCTGCTATGGTTAATTTCAGGCAGCAGCTAGCAGATCAGATGTGGGCAGACCGTCAAAACAATAATGTTGAGTAA
- the LOC117854696 gene encoding uncharacterized protein produces the protein MDGHVRRLLNRVSIALATVATAALLHLFRCSSSTCFAGGTGSPTYASLSLAPFPRTSCDAASRRVVDPDIRLAKLRASPRWRRHSAALSAAAFAPLRRMRLLGESSRVLCVAAGAGPAVDALHAAGVGDVKGVDLVDFPPLVRRADAHNLPFFDGAFDIVLADDPGAVAGALFPSRFAAEVERTVRRGGAIVIAVDRHFGFSTVAGLFTKSRVVEVRNATLDGSLVNIVILRKMSNRIKSLPH, from the coding sequence ATGGACGGGCACGTCCGGCGGCTGCTGAACCGCGTGTCGATCGCTCTGGCGACCGTCGCCACCGCGGCGCTGCTGCACCTGTTCCGCTGCTCCTCCTCGACCTGCTTCGCCGGAGGCACCGGATCGCCGACGTACGCGTCCCTATCTCTGGCGCCCTTCCCGCGCACCTCTTGCGACGCCGCATCCCGCCGCGTCGTGGACCCCGACATCCGCCTCGCCAAGCTCCGCGCCTCCCCGCGCTGGCGCCGCCACAGCGCGGCCCTCTCCGCGGCCGCTTTCGCCCCGCTCCGCCGGATGCGCCTACTCGGCGAGTCCTCGCGCGTCCTCTGCGTcgccgcgggcgcggggccGGCCGTGGACGCGCTCCACGCGGCCGGCGTAGGGGACGTCAAGGGCGTCGATCTCGTGGACTTCCCGCCCCTCGTGCGCCGAGCAGACGCGCACAACCTCCCGTTCTTCGACGGCGCCTTCGACATCGTGCTCGCCGACGACCCCGGCGCGGTCGCCGGCGCGCTCTTCCCGTCCCGGTTCGCGGCGGAGGTCGAGCGCACCGTCCGACGCGGTGGCGCGATCGTGATCGCCGTCGACCGGCACTTCGGTTTCTCTACCGTCGCTGGCCTCTTCACGAAGTCCCGCGTCGTGGAGGTGAGGAATGCGACGCTGGATGGCTCCCTTGTGAACATCGTCATCTTGAGGAAAATGAGTAACAGAATCAAATCCCTGCCCCATTGA